A genomic window from Pseudonocardia broussonetiae includes:
- a CDS encoding DUF4870 domain-containing protein — protein MSSYPPPGPGSWPQQPGPSGAMVPSEDRNWAVGAHIGSFVAAYVALGLIAPLIVLLARGGQSPFVRRQAIESLNFQINALVIIAIGWLLAIVLIGFAILAVYGVFYVIVVVMATIKASQGEDFRYPLTIRLIR, from the coding sequence ATGAGCTCCTACCCGCCGCCCGGACCGGGGTCCTGGCCGCAGCAGCCCGGCCCGTCGGGCGCGATGGTCCCCTCCGAGGACCGCAACTGGGCCGTCGGTGCCCACATCGGCAGCTTCGTCGCCGCCTACGTCGCCCTCGGCCTCATCGCGCCGTTGATCGTGCTGCTGGCGCGCGGGGGGCAGTCGCCCTTCGTGCGGCGCCAAGCGATCGAGTCGCTCAACTTCCAGATCAACGCGCTCGTCATCATCGCGATCGGCTGGCTGCTGGCCATCGTGCTGATCGGGTTCGCGATCCTGGCCGTGTACGGCGTCTTCTACGTCATCGTGGTCGTGATGGCCACGATCAAGGCCTCGCAGGGCGAGGACTTCCGCTACCCCCTCACGATCCGCCTCATCCGCTGA
- a CDS encoding GlsB/YeaQ/YmgE family stress response membrane protein → MTVTGIITAIVIGAILGFVGRLVAPGKQNIPIWLTILVGIIAAFIGTALARLFGVAATNGIDWIEIILQVIVAAIGVTAVAGIYGRRGVRH, encoded by the coding sequence ATGACCGTCACCGGGATCATCACCGCCATCGTCATCGGCGCCATCCTCGGCTTCGTGGGCCGACTGGTCGCCCCCGGCAAGCAGAACATCCCGATCTGGCTGACCATCCTGGTCGGCATCATCGCCGCCTTCATCGGCACCGCCCTGGCCCGCCTGTTCGGCGTGGCCGCGACGAACGGCATCGACTGGATCGAGATCATCCTGCAGGTCATCGTGGCCGCCATCGGCGTCACCGCCGTGGCGGGCATCTACGGGCGCCGCGGCGTCCGCCACTGA
- a CDS encoding site-specific integrase, translating to MTIVPEPAKARSRGNIRRMRDRVQVRVSAGEDPSTGERIILTDSVPIEVPGNARSEREALKAAEKLRTRMLADADELKVARTRATVGALLGRWMAQHEIDATTRMTYESQIRMYIVPAIGDVPLVLFVRDASQRLETLYSRLRKCRMLCNGKTFVERHAEKGPHDCAAAGCKPHVCKPYAASSVRSIHAILSGACSAAVRWGWISFNPMPSVRPPAKPRPQPRPPTSEQMARIVEAAWTSSAEWGLYVWLSAVLGARRGEVVALQWEDVDLTAGVVRLDENYVRTNDGMVLKDTKSHQMRRVSIDAPTVELLRQHREDCAGQLALLGVSLTDRTWVFSAQPDMSRPRDPASLTRRYGRLVAKLGIDTMLKELRHYSATELLTAGVDLRTVAGRLGHGDGTTTLRHYAAWVGSADTAAAGVIGGRMPVLRPVDRS from the coding sequence ATGACCATTGTCCCCGAGCCGGCGAAGGCCCGATCCCGCGGCAACATCCGCCGGATGCGCGACCGCGTGCAGGTGCGCGTGTCGGCCGGCGAGGACCCGAGCACGGGCGAGCGGATCATCCTCACCGACAGCGTGCCGATCGAGGTCCCGGGCAACGCCCGCTCCGAGCGCGAGGCGCTCAAGGCCGCGGAGAAGCTCCGCACGAGGATGTTGGCCGACGCCGACGAGCTGAAGGTCGCCCGCACCCGCGCGACCGTCGGGGCACTGCTGGGGCGCTGGATGGCACAGCACGAGATCGACGCGACGACGCGCATGACCTACGAGTCGCAGATCCGGATGTACATCGTTCCGGCGATCGGTGACGTCCCGCTGGTCCTGTTCGTGCGCGACGCGTCGCAACGGCTGGAGACGCTATACAGCCGGCTTCGCAAATGCCGGATGCTGTGCAACGGCAAGACGTTCGTCGAGCGCCACGCCGAGAAGGGCCCGCACGACTGCGCGGCCGCTGGCTGCAAGCCGCATGTCTGCAAGCCCTACGCGGCTTCGAGCGTGCGCTCGATCCACGCCATCCTGTCCGGCGCGTGCAGCGCCGCCGTCCGGTGGGGATGGATCAGCTTCAACCCGATGCCGTCGGTCCGACCGCCGGCCAAGCCCCGCCCGCAGCCGCGCCCGCCGACCAGCGAGCAGATGGCGCGGATTGTGGAGGCCGCCTGGACGTCGTCGGCCGAGTGGGGTCTCTACGTCTGGCTCTCCGCGGTGCTCGGTGCCCGGCGCGGCGAGGTGGTCGCCCTGCAGTGGGAGGACGTCGACCTGACCGCCGGGGTCGTGCGCCTGGACGAGAACTACGTCCGTACGAACGACGGCATGGTCCTCAAAGACACGAAGTCGCACCAGATGCGGCGAGTGTCGATCGACGCGCCGACCGTCGAGCTGCTCCGGCAGCACCGCGAGGACTGCGCGGGCCAGCTCGCGCTGCTTGGCGTCTCCTTAACGGACCGAACGTGGGTGTTCTCCGCGCAGCCTGACATGAGCCGGCCCCGCGACCCAGCGTCGCTCACACGCCGCTACGGGCGCCTCGTGGCCAAGCTCGGCATCGACACGATGCTCAAGGAGCTGCGGCACTACTCCGCGACGGAGCTGCTCACCGCGGGCGTGGATCTGCGCACCGTGGCCGGCCGGCTCGGGCATGGCGATGGCACGACGACGTTGCGCCACTACGCCGCATGGGTCGGCTCGGCCGACACCGCGGCGGCCGGCGTCATCGGGGGCCGGATGCCCGTCCTCCGGCCGGTCGACCGCTCGTAG
- a CDS encoding response regulator transcription factor: MPVPQVDHVLLALPPTAASASVLRALRSEGVSVSPVGHGIGVLDAVRARDPALIVLDVELPGPDQASVLAAVQSESPDTPVIAVTPRERRAGLLHLLRGDRDDYVLRPFAVDELAARIRLRLRMGPAVDHAVLRHGELVVDTEFGDVTVDGQQVSLSPTEFALLKAMLGEPGQVVSPDRLAREVWSEPASANLVQVYISYLRRKIGPERIRTVRGAGYVLEP, from the coding sequence GTGCCCGTACCCCAGGTCGATCACGTCCTGCTGGCGCTGCCCCCGACCGCGGCGTCGGCCTCCGTGCTGCGCGCTCTGCGGTCCGAGGGCGTCAGCGTCAGCCCCGTCGGCCACGGCATCGGGGTCCTCGACGCCGTCCGCGCCCGTGACCCTGCGCTCATCGTCCTCGACGTCGAGCTGCCCGGTCCCGACCAGGCGTCGGTGCTCGCGGCGGTGCAGAGCGAGTCGCCCGACACCCCGGTCATCGCGGTCACCCCGCGTGAGCGGCGCGCCGGGCTGCTGCACCTGCTGCGGGGCGACCGGGACGACTACGTGCTCCGCCCGTTCGCCGTCGACGAGCTCGCCGCGCGCATCCGGCTGCGCCTGCGGATGGGGCCGGCCGTCGACCACGCGGTGCTGCGGCACGGGGAGCTCGTCGTCGACACGGAGTTCGGCGACGTCACCGTCGACGGGCAGCAGGTCTCCCTGTCGCCCACCGAGTTCGCGCTGCTCAAGGCGATGCTCGGCGAGCCGGGGCAGGTCGTGTCGCCCGACCGGCTGGCGCGCGAGGTGTGGTCGGAGCCGGCGTCGGCCAACCTCGTGCAGGTCTACATCTCCTACCTGCGGCGCAAGATCGGCCCGGAGCGCATCCGCACCGTCCGCGGTGCGGGCTACGTGCTCGAGCCCTGA
- a CDS encoding dienelactone hydrolase family protein: MTDIRTETVPLVDGSALRLTVGEPVSPVRGGIVVLHEARGVTDTVRGLVSGLAADGWLTVAPHLYHRDGADEVDGDDGQVQQQVDRLDGEQVMADTDTAFGWLAERDIASDRMGVIGFDLGGSVALLVAAQRTLGAAVTVAGEGIAENPSNGLLPLVDAAPGLTCPWLGIYGENTEGERDPEIEQLRDAAAKSEQATDLVVYPRTGYRFDSDPGAAADAWQRTLNWFDSHLR, translated from the coding sequence ATGACCGACATCCGCACGGAGACCGTACCCCTGGTCGACGGCAGCGCGTTGCGGCTCACCGTCGGAGAGCCGGTCAGCCCGGTCCGCGGGGGCATCGTCGTGCTGCACGAGGCGCGGGGGGTCACCGACACCGTGCGGGGCCTGGTCAGCGGCCTGGCCGCCGACGGATGGCTCACCGTCGCCCCCCACCTGTACCACCGCGACGGCGCCGACGAGGTCGACGGCGACGACGGCCAGGTGCAGCAGCAGGTCGACCGCCTCGACGGCGAGCAGGTCATGGCCGACACCGACACCGCCTTCGGCTGGCTGGCCGAGCGCGACATCGCGTCGGACCGGATGGGGGTGATCGGCTTCGACCTCGGCGGGTCCGTCGCCCTCCTGGTGGCGGCGCAGCGCACGCTCGGCGCGGCCGTCACCGTCGCGGGGGAGGGCATCGCCGAGAACCCGTCGAACGGGCTGCTGCCCCTCGTCGACGCCGCCCCGGGGCTCACCTGCCCGTGGCTGGGCATCTACGGGGAGAACACCGAGGGCGAGCGCGACCCGGAGATCGAGCAGCTGCGCGACGCGGCGGCGAAGTCGGAGCAGGCCACCGACCTCGTCGTCTACCCGCGCACCGGCTACCGCTTCGACTCCGATCCCGGCGCGGCCGCCGACGCCTGGCAGCGCACGCTCAACTGGTTCGACTCGCACCTGCGCTGA
- the hisC gene encoding histidinol-phosphate transaminase encodes MVTRVTTIRADLAALPAYVPGRVVPGAIKLASNEVPLPPTPPVLAAIAEAAAAGNRYPDLAVVGLTARLAQSLGVDADRIATGCGSVSICQQLVQATCLHPDDEVVFAWRSFEAYPIVTQIGGATARTVPLTDDFRHDLDAMAAAVGPRTRLVMVCSPNNPTGTVVTRAELERFLEAVGPDVVVALDEAYHEYVTDPDAANGLDIVDAHPNLVVLRTFSKAYRLAALRVGYAVAAPEIATALRKVCAPFSVSSVAQAGAIAALDDAADLLSACAEVVDERVRVRDALLAAGFTVPPTQANFVWLALGDRTADFAAHCLDHKVVVRPFHPDGVRVTVSSPAENDAFLAAAGSFPN; translated from the coding sequence ATGGTGACGCGCGTGACGACGATCCGGGCCGACCTCGCGGCCCTTCCCGCCTACGTCCCCGGCCGCGTGGTGCCGGGCGCGATCAAGCTGGCGAGCAACGAGGTCCCGCTGCCGCCGACCCCGCCGGTGCTGGCCGCGATCGCCGAGGCCGCCGCGGCGGGCAACCGCTACCCCGACCTCGCCGTCGTCGGCCTCACGGCCCGCCTCGCGCAGAGCCTGGGCGTCGACGCCGACCGGATCGCCACCGGCTGCGGCTCGGTGAGCATCTGCCAGCAGCTCGTGCAGGCCACCTGCCTGCACCCCGACGACGAGGTCGTCTTCGCGTGGCGCTCGTTCGAGGCGTACCCGATCGTCACGCAGATCGGCGGGGCCACCGCCCGCACGGTCCCGCTCACCGACGACTTCCGCCACGACCTCGACGCGATGGCCGCCGCCGTCGGCCCGCGCACGCGGCTGGTGATGGTGTGCAGCCCCAACAACCCGACGGGCACCGTCGTCACCCGCGCGGAGCTGGAGCGGTTCCTGGAGGCGGTCGGCCCGGACGTGGTCGTCGCGCTGGACGAGGCCTACCACGAGTACGTCACCGATCCCGACGCCGCGAACGGGCTCGACATCGTCGACGCGCACCCCAACCTGGTCGTCCTGCGCACGTTCTCCAAGGCCTACCGGCTCGCCGCGCTGCGCGTCGGCTACGCGGTCGCGGCGCCGGAGATCGCGACCGCGCTGCGCAAGGTCTGCGCCCCGTTCAGCGTGAGCTCGGTGGCGCAGGCGGGCGCGATCGCCGCCCTCGACGACGCCGCGGACCTCCTGTCGGCGTGCGCCGAGGTCGTCGACGAGCGGGTGCGGGTCCGCGACGCCCTGCTCGCCGCGGGCTTCACCGTTCCCCCGACGCAGGCCAACTTCGTCTGGCTGGCACTGGGCGACCGCACGGCCGACTTCGCCGCGCACTGCCTCGACCACAAGGTCGTGGTGCGGCCCTTCCACCCCGACGGCGTGCGCGTGACGGTGTCGAGCCCCGCCGAGAACGACGCGTTCCTGGCCGCGGCCGGATCGTTCCCGAACTGA
- a CDS encoding acetoacetate--CoA ligase gives MSETPAVLWAPDPDHAGPLAAFTAWVREHRGVDADDYAALQRWSTEDLEGFWSAVAEFMHVRFRTEPTAVLGSREMPGAQWFPGATLNYAEHALSEGPGRADDDVALLFAREDGLERTVTHAELREAVGRARAGLVRAGVGVGDRVVALAPNSTETLVAFLAAASLGAIWSSCSPDFGARAVHDRFAQIEPTVLVAVDGYVYGGKRYDIRPTVTALQAQLPTLRQTVLVPYLDESATLDGTTPWAEFTAEQGPLEFEPVPFDHPLWVLYSSGTTGLPKGIVHGHGGIVVEHVKALGLQMELGPGERFFWFTTTGWMMWNLLIGGLLVGTTVVLYDGNPGHPDLGTLWKLAERHRVTYFGVSAPYIQASLKAGLRPRDQFDLSSLRAIGSTGAPLSEDGFRWLGDAVGEHVQICSVSGGTDVCAAFVGAAPNVPVWMGEISCAALGANVVAFDEKGEELVDEVGELVITHPTPSMPVMFWNDPDGSRLREAYFEDFPGVWRHGDWVRVTPRGSYVIYGRSDSTLNRGGVRMGTADFYAVVEAFESVVDALVIDTTELGARDEGALLCFLVLAPGAELADVEPGLRKALRTELSPRHVPDRFVVVEAIPRTLNGKKCEVPVKKILAGVAPDKAVSRGALQNPDALAPFLALAAGGS, from the coding sequence ATGTCCGAGACCCCCGCCGTCCTGTGGGCTCCTGATCCCGATCACGCCGGCCCGCTGGCGGCGTTCACCGCCTGGGTGCGCGAGCACCGCGGCGTCGACGCCGACGACTACGCCGCGCTGCAGCGCTGGTCCACCGAGGACCTCGAGGGGTTCTGGTCGGCGGTCGCGGAGTTCATGCACGTGCGGTTCCGGACGGAGCCGACGGCGGTCCTCGGTTCGCGCGAGATGCCCGGTGCGCAGTGGTTCCCCGGCGCGACGCTCAACTACGCCGAGCACGCCCTGAGCGAGGGCCCCGGCCGCGCCGACGACGACGTGGCGCTGCTGTTCGCCCGCGAGGACGGTCTGGAGCGCACCGTCACCCACGCCGAGCTGCGCGAGGCCGTCGGCCGCGCCCGCGCCGGCCTGGTGCGCGCGGGCGTCGGCGTCGGCGACCGGGTCGTCGCGCTGGCCCCGAACTCCACCGAGACGCTCGTGGCGTTCCTGGCCGCGGCGAGCCTCGGCGCGATCTGGTCGTCGTGCTCGCCCGACTTCGGCGCGCGCGCCGTGCACGACCGCTTCGCGCAGATCGAGCCGACCGTGCTCGTCGCCGTCGACGGGTACGTCTACGGCGGCAAGCGCTACGACATCCGCCCCACCGTGACGGCGCTGCAGGCCCAGCTGCCGACGCTGCGCCAGACCGTCCTCGTGCCCTACCTCGACGAGTCGGCGACGCTCGACGGCACCACGCCGTGGGCCGAGTTCACCGCCGAACAGGGGCCGCTGGAGTTCGAGCCCGTGCCGTTCGACCACCCGCTCTGGGTGCTCTACTCCTCGGGCACCACCGGTCTGCCCAAGGGCATCGTGCACGGGCACGGCGGCATCGTGGTCGAGCACGTCAAGGCGCTCGGGCTGCAGATGGAGCTCGGCCCCGGCGAGCGGTTCTTCTGGTTCACCACCACCGGCTGGATGATGTGGAACCTGCTCATCGGCGGGCTGCTCGTGGGGACCACCGTGGTGCTCTACGACGGCAACCCCGGCCACCCCGACCTCGGCACCCTGTGGAAGCTCGCCGAGCGGCACCGCGTCACCTACTTCGGGGTGTCGGCGCCCTACATCCAGGCCTCGCTCAAGGCCGGTCTGCGCCCGCGCGACCAGTTCGACCTCTCCTCGCTGCGCGCCATCGGGTCCACCGGTGCCCCGCTGTCGGAGGACGGCTTCCGCTGGCTCGGCGACGCCGTCGGCGAGCACGTCCAGATCTGCTCGGTCTCCGGCGGCACCGACGTGTGCGCGGCGTTCGTCGGCGCCGCGCCGAACGTGCCCGTGTGGATGGGGGAGATCTCCTGCGCGGCGCTCGGCGCGAACGTCGTGGCCTTCGACGAGAAGGGCGAGGAGCTCGTCGACGAGGTGGGGGAGCTGGTCATCACCCACCCCACGCCCTCGATGCCGGTGATGTTCTGGAACGACCCCGACGGCTCGCGGCTGCGCGAGGCCTACTTCGAGGACTTCCCCGGCGTCTGGCGCCACGGCGACTGGGTGCGCGTCACCCCGCGCGGCTCCTACGTCATCTACGGGCGCAGCGACTCCACGCTCAACCGCGGCGGCGTCCGCATGGGCACGGCCGACTTCTACGCCGTCGTCGAGGCGTTCGAGTCCGTCGTCGACGCCCTCGTCATCGACACCACCGAGCTCGGCGCCCGCGACGAGGGCGCGCTCCTGTGCTTCCTGGTGCTCGCGCCCGGGGCCGAGCTGGCCGACGTCGAGCCGGGCCTGCGCAAGGCCCTGCGCACCGAGCTGTCGCCGCGGCACGTGCCCGACCGGTTCGTCGTCGTCGAGGCGATCCCGCGCACGCTCAACGGCAAGAAGTGCGAGGTGCCGGTCAAGAAGATCCTCGCCGGCGTGGCCCCGGACAAGGCCGTGAGCAGGGGCGCGCTGCAGAACCCGGACGCCCTGGCCCCCTTCCTCGCCCTCGCGGCCGGGGGGTCGTGA